A region from the Vicia villosa cultivar HV-30 ecotype Madison, WI linkage group LG3, Vvil1.0, whole genome shotgun sequence genome encodes:
- the LOC131658971 gene encoding uncharacterized protein LOC131658971, with protein MANYNFVWSGPKLTAELDFSYSKLLMTTHLKAHNVWSFVDPGLQEGADEVARRRDQLALSQIHQGIDYSIFGKITNGKTAKEAWDILKLSHKGVEKAQKSKLQSLRREYERYEMSNLETVEQYFSRVINLVNKMRVYGEDIPDSKVVEKILRTMPMKFDHVVTTIIESHDTDTLSVVELQGSIESHVNRILEKTEKVVKEEALKSQVNFNNTSESSHIVEERGQNTFNRGRGNFRGRGRGNYGGRGRGNFNQWRDNNFNQSNQGRGGNNFGYNNRGRGNNFGFNNRGRGRGIYNQERTNYSCYHCGKFGHKAADCRYKH; from the coding sequence atggcaaaTTACAATTTTGTCTGGTCTGGTCCAAAATTAACCGCAGAGTTAGATTTCAGTTACTCGAAACTGTTGATGACAACACATTTAAAAGCTCACAATGTTTGGAGCTTTGTAGATCCTGGTTTACAAGAAGGAGCTGATGAAGTTGCTCGTAGAAGGGACCAATTGGCACTTTCACAAATTCATCAAGGAATTGATTACTCAATATTTGGAAAAATAACAAATGGCAAAACTGCTAAAGAAGCATGGGACATATTGAAGCTGTCACATAAAGGAGTAGAGAAAGCTCAGAAGTCCAAATTACAATCGTTGCGTAGAGAATACGAAAGGTACGAAATGTCTAATTTAGAAACAGTAGAACAATATTTTTCTCGTGTTATAAATCTCGTCAACAAGATGCGAGTATATGGAGAAGATATTCCAGATAGCAAAGTGGTAGAAAAAATTCTACGTACGATGCCGATGAAGTTTGACCATGTGGTGACTACAATAATTGAGTCCCACGATACAGATACTCTGTCTGTAGTAGAATTACAGGGAAGCATTGAAAGTCATGTCAATAGAATATTAGAAAAGACTGAAAAAGTGGTAAAAGAAGAAGCTTTAAAGAGTCAGGTGAATTTCAACAACACTTCTGAGTCAAGTCATATTGTAGAAGAAAGAggtcaaaatactttcaacagaggAAGAGGAAATTTTAGAGGTAGAGGCCGAGGAAATTATGGAGGAAGAGGACGTGGCAACTTTAACCAATGGAGAGACAATAATTTCAATCAATCCAATCAAGGAAGAGGTGGAAATAATTTTGGATACAACAATCGTGGTCGAGGAAACAATTTTGGATTCAACAACCGTGGTCGAGGAAGAGGCATCTACAACCAAGAAAGGACGAATTATAGTTGTTATCACTGTGGAAAGTTTGGACACAAAGCAGCTGATTGCAGATACAAACATTAG